A single window of Synechococcus sp. CBW1004 DNA harbors:
- a CDS encoding ATP-dependent Clp protease proteolytic subunit, with protein MTASAPYYGDSAVFRTPPPDLPSLLLKERIVYLGLPLFSDDDAKRQMGIDVTELIIAQLLYLEFDNPEKPIYFYINSTGTSWYSGDAIGFETEAFAICDTLRYVKPPVHTICIGQAMGTAAMILSAGTKGQRAALPHASIVLHQPRSGARGQASDIQIRAKEVLHNKHTMLEILSGNTGKSVEQLSRDSDRMTYLTAEEAREYGLIDRVLSSRKDVHQPVATAAGIG; from the coding sequence ATGACGGCTTCGGCCCCCTACTACGGCGATTCGGCCGTGTTCCGCACCCCTCCCCCCGATCTGCCTTCGCTGCTGCTGAAGGAGCGGATCGTCTATCTGGGGCTGCCGCTGTTCTCGGACGACGATGCCAAGCGGCAGATGGGCATCGATGTGACGGAATTGATCATCGCGCAGCTGCTCTATCTGGAATTCGACAATCCAGAGAAGCCGATTTACTTCTACATCAACTCCACGGGCACCAGCTGGTATTCGGGAGATGCGATCGGCTTCGAGACCGAGGCCTTCGCCATCTGCGACACCCTGCGCTATGTCAAGCCGCCGGTGCACACCATCTGCATCGGCCAGGCGATGGGGACCGCCGCGATGATTCTCTCTGCCGGCACCAAGGGGCAGCGGGCGGCTCTGCCCCATGCCTCGATCGTGCTGCATCAGCCCCGCTCCGGCGCCCGCGGCCAGGCCAGTGACATCCAGATCCGGGCGAAGGAGGTGCTGCACAACAAGCACACCATGCTCGAGATCCTCTCGGGCAACACAGGCAAGAGCGTCGAGCAGCTCTCCCGCGATTCCGACCGCATGACCTATCTCACCGCCGAGGAGGCGCGCGAGTACGGCCTGATCGACCGGGTGCTCAGCAGCCGCAAGGACGTGCACCAGCCGGTGGCCACCGCAGCCGGCATCGGCTGA
- a CDS encoding ATP-dependent Clp protease proteolytic subunit — protein MPIGTPSVPYRLPGSQYERWVDIYTRLGVERILFLGQEVSDGIANSLVAQMLYLDSEDSSKPIYLYINSPGGSVTAGLAIYDTMQYVKSDVVTICVGLAASMGAFLLAAGSKGKRLALPHSRIMIHQPLGGTSQRQASDIEIEAREILRIKDMLNQSMADMTGQPLEKIARDTDRDYFLSAAEAVEYGLIDRVIAHPSEA, from the coding sequence ATGCCCATCGGCACTCCGAGCGTTCCTTACCGCCTTCCCGGCAGCCAGTACGAGCGCTGGGTCGATATCTACACACGCCTGGGTGTCGAGCGGATCCTGTTCCTGGGACAGGAGGTGAGCGACGGCATCGCCAACAGCCTGGTGGCGCAGATGCTGTATCTCGATTCGGAGGACAGCAGCAAGCCGATCTATCTCTACATCAACTCGCCGGGTGGATCGGTGACCGCCGGCCTGGCCATCTACGACACGATGCAGTACGTCAAGAGTGACGTCGTCACCATCTGCGTCGGTCTGGCCGCCTCCATGGGCGCCTTCCTGCTGGCGGCAGGCAGCAAGGGCAAGCGTCTGGCCCTGCCACACAGCAGGATCATGATCCACCAGCCCCTGGGGGGGACCAGCCAGCGCCAGGCCAGCGACATCGAGATCGAGGCGCGCGAGATCCTGCGCATCAAGGACATGCTCAACCAGAGCATGGCTGACATGACCGGTCAGCCACTCGAGAAGATCGCCAGGGACACCGACCGCGACTACTTCCTCAGTGCGGCCGAGGCAGTGGAATACGGCCTGATCGACCGGGTGATCGCCCATCCGAGCGAGGCCTGA
- the ilvC gene encoding ketol-acid reductoisomerase: MAQLFYDSDADLSLLNGKTVAIIGYGSQGHAHALNLKDSGVNVVVGLYEGSRSADKARADGLEVLSVADACAKADWIMVLLPDEVQKDVYAKEIAPHLSAGKVLSFAHGFNIRFGLIQPPADVDVVMIAPKGPGHTVRWEYQNGMGVPALFAVHQNASGKARDLAMAYAKAIGGTRAGILETNFKEETETDLFGEQAVLCGGLSELVKAGFETLVEAGYQPELAYFECLHEVKLIVDLMVKGGLTAMRDSISNTAEYGDYVSGPRLITADTKAEMKRILTDIQDGTFARNFVAECEAGKPEMNRIRQRDSQHPIEQVGKGLRSMFSWLKA; encoded by the coding sequence ATGGCCCAGCTCTTCTACGACTCCGACGCCGATCTCAGCCTGCTGAATGGCAAGACGGTGGCCATCATCGGCTATGGCTCTCAGGGCCATGCCCATGCCCTGAACCTCAAGGACAGCGGCGTCAACGTGGTGGTGGGCCTCTATGAAGGCAGCCGCTCGGCCGACAAGGCCCGTGCCGACGGCCTGGAGGTGCTCAGCGTCGCCGATGCCTGCGCCAAGGCCGACTGGATCATGGTGCTGCTTCCCGACGAGGTGCAGAAGGATGTCTACGCCAAGGAGATCGCTCCCCATCTGAGCGCCGGCAAGGTGCTGAGCTTCGCTCACGGGTTCAACATCCGCTTCGGCCTGATCCAGCCGCCCGCCGATGTTGACGTGGTGATGATCGCTCCCAAGGGCCCCGGCCACACGGTGCGCTGGGAGTACCAGAACGGCATGGGCGTGCCCGCTCTGTTCGCCGTGCATCAGAACGCCAGCGGCAAGGCCCGTGACCTGGCGATGGCCTATGCCAAGGCGATCGGCGGCACCCGCGCCGGCATCCTCGAGACCAACTTCAAGGAGGAGACCGAGACCGATCTGTTCGGTGAGCAGGCGGTGCTCTGCGGCGGTCTGTCCGAGTTGGTCAAGGCCGGCTTCGAGACCCTGGTGGAGGCCGGCTACCAGCCCGAGCTGGCCTACTTCGAGTGCCTGCATGAGGTGAAGCTGATCGTCGACCTGATGGTCAAGGGCGGCCTCACCGCCATGCGCGATTCGATCTCCAACACCGCCGAATACGGCGACTACGTCAGCGGTCCGCGCCTGATCACCGCCGACACCAAGGCGGAGATGAAGCGCATCCTCACCGACATCCAGGACGGCACCTTCGCCCGCAACTTCGTGGCGGAGTGCGAGGCGGGCAAGCCGGAGATGAACAGGATCCGCCAGCGCGACTCTCAGCACCCGATCGAGCAGGTGGGCAAGGGACTGCGCTCGATGTTCAGCTGGCTGAAGGCCTGA